The genome window GAGGAACATGAGAAGCTTGAGAAATACCAAGAGTGTCCATGTCATAAGTTATATATTTTGGTCCGTGCCTAAATATATAACCCTTATGACATGGACACTCTTGGTATTTGCTTAATTTACCTACTTAGTACCCAGTTAGCCTGGAAAGGTTAGTGGGTACAGGTGAACTGTGGACAAACCTGCCTTGAACCTATATTATCGGacccttatggggcccacatgggCATGTTGGCTGCGGAGAGGGGAGCTAGAGAAGATGTGGGGAGCAAAGGCAACTGTGGTCCCAGTGGTGATGGGAACACTGGCCCGAGTGAGCCCAACAGATTCAACATAGGAACAACATCTGAGATCTCTGTCcagaaaaacagtcataggaACAGTTAAGGTACTGTGCAGAACCCTCAGACTCCCAGGGTTACTAAACAAGTTTGGAATGGAATTGATTACTGAATGAGCCGACCAGGCCCAAGAGGTCAAGGGGCCCTGAAGCCCAAGCCCAGGTTACTGCCTCAATAAGTCAAAAAGCAAAAGGCTATGAATCTGAACACATTTATGTATTGCCCTTCTCAAGCTGGCCATCTCAAGAATGCACCAGAATATAGGAAATCGCATCTACCAGATTCCaaattttgtgtgttttgagtgtgcACCCACTCTTGAATAAATAAGGTGGTCCTATGTATCTGTGCCCTGGGGAACAGTAGTTCATAATTGGTCTGTATTAATACAAGTGATGTAACATTAtagtgtgacatttgtgtcaataatCTTCAAGCACAGGTGACTTGgttggaggagggaggggggagattACAACAATCAGGTTCTGCAGCTCGTATTCATTTCCCACTAGTCCTGGTTATGGCAGCTCAGGTCCGCGCTCTAGTGTCCGGTCACTGGCTCGCAAATGCCGTCAAATGTAACCTCGTCGGACCCAAACTTCGCATCCTCGATACTTCGTGGTACTTACCTGCCTGGGAGCGGAACCCGAAAGCAGAATTTGCTCAGCAGCACATTCCGGGCGCGCAGTATTTTGACTTAGACGAATGTTCGGACAAGAGCTCGGTGTTTCATCACATGGTGCCAACCTGCAGCCACTTCGCTCAGTATGTCGGAGATCTGGGCATCGGGAACGACACGCACGTCGTCGTTTACGACACCAGCGACTTTGGTTCGTACATTGCGCCGCGCGTGTGGTGGATGTTCCGGCTGTTCGGACACAACATAGTGTCGGTGCTGGACGGTGGCATGAAGAACTGGCTCACTGACGGTCACCCGCTGACCTCCGAGTGTGCCACACCGGAGCGCAGAGAGTTCAAAGCCACTTTGAATCAGTCGTGGGTGAAGAACTATGAAGAGGTGCTGGAGAACATCAGGACCAAGCAGGCCCAGGTTGTGGACACCAGGTTTGCGGGCATGTTCCGTGGGATTGAGCCGGAGCATCGAGAGGGTAAAGTTTACCAGACTTTCCtgcaaatattttattattttcattgtttactttattacttatgatttaattatttatttacaagttGAAGTCTCAGAATTTATTGTACAGTGGGCTGCTTTTGACGGTTTAGATTTTTTGATATGTGGTTGTTGGAGGTGTTGCTCTCTTGCTCACTTgctctcactgataacatggctgtcAGCAGAGACCAAAAGGAAGAAagtaacaaaaggctcactgtCAGCCTACTGTAAGTCTACAATAAGACTATGTTCACATTCTTTTCACAACCCCATCAGTGagctcaaatgtgttattttgttgtctAACAATGAGTAAATTGGCAAATGTATtgtaaaaatattcattattaggTGAGTCTAACATCTGTTTTCTCCTTTGCCCCCTTTGGCAGCCGTGTTATCAGTAACTGGTTTCAGAAACAACATCATGCACATTGGCAAAGCCAGtattgactgaaaaaaaaaaattcaacatcAGGGTTTGTCACTTTGTCACGATGTAAAGTTGTTTTAACCCACACCCTGTGAACTGTATGTAATTCCCCAGAGGCTTTAATCCTTAACCACTCCCAAATCATTGTCACTTCACATCTAAATGAATTACAGTTGCAGCCAACTTCTTAAAGCCAACTTCTTAAAGCCAAAGTTGGCTATGAGACACCCTCATCTCTCAACCAGAGGAAGTGTTACTTGCATCACTGGCACCACTGCGGACATGCCTGTTTTGCAGCATTCCTCTCTTTTTCCACTGGCCGTTCCTAAACACATTATAACAGTATATACAGCAATGACAGATTAGGTGCTGTATGTAGATTTGATggatttaaaatatatacaaaagcATATAAACATGCAGGTTTTCATATTTAAACACGAAGATTCAgcgactctgtgtgtgtgagtgctttgATCTAACATTTAGCATAACTCTTGACATTTGTACgttatttttttctcatgttGCACTTCCTGCGATGATCATCATGAGCCTGAACTGATGCTATGTAAGGTCTATTCAGTCCACTCACACTCAAGTGTTAATTGGTTTGGGATGGCCCTTTATAtggtgcagctctgtgtgaattatattataattattatatttttatttattcatttacttgtttgtgtatttttatatcTGTATATACATATCCTGAGagtattattgttttttgttgtatgtGCACACTTCCCCCAATGCAGTTGTGTTAATGCAGCTAGTTTTGAAGCTTTGACTTCACTTAATTTTGTAGCTGTATTCCCCCAGCTTGATAACAGGTTATTTTATGTAAcagtaacccccccccccaaatagtGATAACATGCAATGTTACGAACCTGGCAT of Solea solea chromosome 16, fSolSol10.1, whole genome shotgun sequence contains these proteins:
- the LOC131475446 gene encoding thiosulfate sulfurtransferase-like, which encodes MAAQVRALVSGHWLANAVKCNLVGPKLRILDTSWYLPAWERNPKAEFAQQHIPGAQYFDLDECSDKSSVFHHMVPTCSHFAQYVGDLGIGNDTHVVVYDTSDFGSYIAPRVWWMFRLFGHNIVSVLDGGMKNWLTDGHPLTSECATPERREFKATLNQSWVKNYEEVLENIRTKQAQVVDTRFAGMFRGIEPEHREDILPGHFPGAINMPFTSFIDDSGKELGTPDLAKQFREAGVDLERPLWATCSTGVTACHVVLAAHLLGYPGVCIYDGSWSEWFKRACPEYVISEGEEKKR